The Streptomyces sp. NBC_01775 genome includes a region encoding these proteins:
- a CDS encoding serine hydrolase domain-containing protein, whose translation MRARIRGVAAVLVLGITAGPVGAGVAVAEEGPRHPAVAEHQEGPDRGALKKALRGVPDEKTTAALVRVGGIGHWRRSAGVHDLRTQRPALAEARFRAGSTTKVVTSALVLRLASEGLIDLDGTVQHYLPGLLTDEFDPITVRQLLTFTSGLQPGSTLGPENGEGYENRFKTLTPEAVVAASVAKGPYKGEGEGPGKKQRYANIDYTVLGMLVEKVTDDSYEHQAEVKVLRPAGMENTSFPGGPDPRIHGPHNRGYQKLKDGRLVDATEWNMSDRWAAGDMISTTEDLEKLLFTLFKGKIVPQPLLEREMFTLPDAEGAQFSAGLQRYDAGGGRIVWAKTGARPGYNTLIAATRNLSRTLVYSLNSTEAKATETNPVGERLVEATFSPSADSDR comes from the coding sequence TTGAGAGCGCGTATACGTGGTGTGGCCGCCGTCCTCGTCCTCGGCATTACCGCGGGACCCGTGGGGGCCGGGGTCGCCGTCGCAGAGGAGGGGCCTCGGCACCCCGCCGTCGCGGAGCACCAGGAGGGGCCGGACCGGGGCGCCCTTAAGAAGGCCCTTCGGGGGGTACCGGACGAGAAGACCACGGCGGCACTGGTGCGGGTCGGCGGGATCGGGCACTGGCGGAGGAGCGCCGGGGTGCACGACCTGCGTACGCAGCGGCCTGCGCTGGCGGAGGCGCGGTTCCGGGCGGGGTCCACCACGAAGGTCGTCACCTCGGCGCTCGTACTGCGGCTCGCCTCCGAGGGGCTCATCGACCTCGACGGGACGGTGCAGCACTACTTGCCGGGGCTGCTCACGGACGAGTTCGACCCGATCACCGTACGGCAGCTGCTGACCTTCACCAGCGGGCTCCAGCCGGGCTCGACCCTCGGGCCGGAGAACGGGGAAGGGTACGAGAACCGGTTCAAGACGCTCACTCCCGAGGCCGTCGTCGCCGCCTCCGTCGCCAAGGGACCCTACAAGGGGGAGGGCGAGGGGCCGGGCAAGAAGCAGCGGTACGCGAACATCGACTACACCGTGCTCGGCATGCTCGTCGAGAAGGTCACCGACGACTCCTACGAGCACCAGGCCGAGGTGAAGGTGCTGCGTCCGGCGGGGATGGAGAACACCTCCTTCCCCGGCGGCCCCGACCCGCGCATCCACGGCCCGCACAACCGCGGCTACCAGAAGCTCAAGGACGGCAGGCTGGTGGACGCCACGGAGTGGAACATGTCCGACCGGTGGGCGGCGGGCGACATGATCTCCACCACCGAGGACCTGGAGAAGCTCCTGTTCACCCTGTTCAAGGGCAAGATCGTGCCGCAGCCGCTGCTGGAGAGGGAGATGTTCACCCTGCCCGACGCGGAGGGCGCCCAATTCAGCGCCGGGCTCCAGCGCTACGACGCCGGCGGCGGGCGGATCGTCTGGGCCAAGACGGGCGCCCGGCCCGGCTACAACACGCTGATCGCCGCGACCAGGAACCTGTCCCGCACGCTCGTCTACTCCCTCAACTCGACCGAGGCCAAGGCCACGGAGACGAACCCGGTCGGGGAACGGCTCGTGGAGGCGACCTTCTCGCCGAGCGCCGACAGCGATCGCTGA